Proteins encoded in a region of the Anoxybacillus amylolyticus genome:
- a CDS encoding SE1561 family protein — protein MGNAVHEKDLQLKYLKERLNMLLHMLDSLDPESADVEDIDRLIEVIDSLEMKYEQFKKTW, from the coding sequence TTGGGTAACGCAGTACATGAAAAAGATCTACAACTAAAATATTTAAAAGAGCGGTTAAATATGCTGTTGCATATGCTTGATTCTCTTGATCCGGAATCGGCTGACGTCGAAGACATTGACCGTCTCATTGAGGTCATCGATTCGCTTGAGATGAAGTACGAGCAATTTAAGAAAACGTGGTGA
- a CDS encoding fumarate hydratase encodes MEKFQESMYQLIVETSTKLPKDVRRAIAKAKLRENAGTRAAMALTTIAENIQMADENVSPICQDTGMPTFKIKVPVGVNQLKMKEAIHRAIAQATKDGKLRPNSVDSLTGENSENNLGDGVPVIKFEQWEKDYIDVRLILKGGGCENKNIQYSLPCELEGLGRAGRDLDGIRKCILHAVFQAQGQGCSAGFIGVGIGGDRSSGYELAKEQLFRSVDDVNPNEELRKLEDYIMENANKLGIGTMGFGGETTLLGCKIGVMHRLPASFFVSVAYNCWAFRRLGVKVNPETGEIQEWLYQEGENIDFAKELEKSAQSVPAEGREIVLEAPLTEEQVRKLKVGDVVRINGMMYTGRDAIHKHLMDHDAPIDLNGQIIYHCGPVMLKDGNGNWHVKAAGPTTSIREEPYQGEIMKKFGIRAVIGKGGMGAKTLAALKEHGGVYLNAIGGAAQYYADCIKSVEGVDFLEFGIPEAMWHLRVENFTAVVTMDSHGNSLHEDVEKSSLEKLAQFKEPVFK; translated from the coding sequence ATGGAAAAATTCCAAGAAAGTATGTACCAGCTTATTGTTGAAACATCCACCAAATTGCCGAAAGATGTGCGGCGGGCGATTGCGAAAGCAAAGTTGCGCGAAAACGCAGGCACAAGAGCAGCGATGGCATTAACGACGATTGCCGAGAACATTCAAATGGCAGACGAAAATGTTTCGCCGATTTGCCAAGATACGGGAATGCCAACGTTTAAAATTAAAGTCCCAGTTGGTGTGAACCAACTGAAAATGAAAGAGGCGATCCATCGAGCGATCGCCCAGGCGACGAAAGACGGCAAACTTCGTCCAAACTCGGTAGACTCGCTTACTGGTGAAAATAGCGAAAACAATTTAGGTGATGGGGTACCAGTCATTAAGTTTGAACAATGGGAGAAAGATTATATTGATGTTCGCTTAATTTTAAAAGGTGGCGGCTGTGAAAATAAAAATATTCAATACAGCCTCCCGTGTGAGTTAGAAGGACTTGGTCGTGCCGGTCGAGATTTGGACGGGATTCGCAAATGCATTTTGCACGCCGTCTTTCAAGCACAAGGGCAAGGATGTAGTGCAGGCTTTATTGGCGTCGGCATCGGCGGTGACCGCTCCTCTGGCTATGAATTGGCGAAAGAACAACTGTTCCGTTCGGTCGATGACGTGAACCCGAACGAAGAGCTTCGCAAGCTCGAAGACTATATTATGGAAAACGCTAACAAGCTTGGCATTGGAACGATGGGCTTTGGCGGAGAAACGACACTTTTAGGCTGTAAAATTGGTGTCATGCACCGCCTGCCAGCGAGCTTTTTCGTTTCTGTTGCCTACAACTGCTGGGCATTCCGTCGGCTAGGAGTAAAAGTGAACCCAGAAACAGGAGAAATTCAAGAATGGCTTTACCAAGAGGGAGAAAACATCGATTTTGCAAAAGAGCTAGAAAAATCAGCGCAGTCCGTTCCGGCAGAAGGGCGCGAAATCGTTCTAGAAGCACCGCTAACGGAAGAACAAGTGCGGAAATTGAAAGTCGGCGATGTTGTCCGCATTAATGGTATGATGTATACAGGTCGCGACGCGATTCATAAACATTTAATGGATCATGACGCACCGATTGACTTAAATGGACAAATCATTTATCACTGTGGACCGGTTATGTTAAAAGACGGAAACGGCAACTGGCATGTCAAAGCAGCCGGGCCAACGACAAGCATTCGCGAGGAGCCTTACCAAGGCGAGATTATGAAAAAATTCGGCATTCGTGCGGTGATTGGTAAAGGCGGCATGGGCGCAAAAACGCTTGCGGCACTAAAAGAGCATGGTGGCGTGTACTTAAACGCGATCGGTGGTGCTGCGCAATATTATGCCGATTGCATTAAATCGGTCGAAGGCGTCGACTTTTTAGAGTTTGGCATTCCAGAAGCGATGTGGCATTTGCGTGTCGAAAACTTTACAGCCGTTGTGACGATGGACTCGCATGGCAACAGCCTTCACGAAGATGTGGAGAAATCATCGCTAGAAAAATTGGCGCAATTTAAAGAGCCGGTATTTAAGTAA
- the pdaA gene encoding delta-lactam-biosynthetic de-N-acetylase produces the protein MFLLLAIVVSFAPSSVYALSNEAIHWGFSKSKNHEPPSAGKERDALLAKYDAFYLGNSREKAIYLTFDNGYENGYTEQILNVLKEKHVPATFFVTGHYLETAPELVKRMANEGHIIGNHSWYHPDLTTVSDERLHAELEAVRKKTEELTGQKGMMYLRPPRGIFSERTLAIARELGYYHVFWSLAFVDWHVHDQKGWSYAYNNVMKQIHPGAIILLHTVSKDNADALAKVIDDLRKQGYTFKRLDDVMIEKVGLSPLLFAL, from the coding sequence ATGTTCTTATTGTTAGCGATTGTCGTTTCGTTTGCTCCGTCGTCTGTGTATGCGCTGTCGAATGAAGCGATTCATTGGGGGTTTTCCAAAAGTAAAAACCACGAACCGCCTTCTGCCGGGAAAGAGCGGGATGCGCTGCTTGCGAAATATGACGCGTTTTATTTAGGAAACTCGCGCGAAAAGGCGATTTATTTAACATTTGATAACGGCTATGAAAACGGCTATACGGAACAAATTTTAAACGTGTTAAAAGAAAAGCATGTGCCCGCCACCTTTTTTGTCACCGGCCATTATTTAGAAACGGCGCCTGAGTTAGTGAAGCGAATGGCGAACGAAGGGCACATTATCGGCAACCACTCTTGGTACCATCCAGACTTGACAACGGTAAGCGATGAGCGGTTGCACGCAGAACTTGAGGCAGTGCGGAAAAAAACGGAGGAGTTAACTGGGCAAAAAGGGATGATGTACCTTCGACCGCCAAGAGGCATTTTTAGCGAACGGACGCTTGCCATCGCTCGTGAGCTCGGCTATTACCACGTCTTTTGGTCGCTGGCGTTTGTCGATTGGCACGTTCATGATCAAAAAGGATGGTCATACGCTTACAACAACGTCATGAAACAAATTCATCCCGGTGCCATTATATTGTTGCATACAGTGTCTAAAGACAATGCCGATGCGCTCGCAAAAGTGATTGACGATTTGCGAAAACAAGGATATACATTTAAGCGTCTAGACGATGTGATGATCGAAAAAGTGGGACTTTCCCCGTTGCTATTTGCCCTTTGA
- a CDS encoding DNA-3-methyladenine glycosylase family protein, giving the protein MWQQQIEVEAPYDFSRVLERLAQDPLSVVDVEKQQLVVPLYINNTPVAVFVRSVGTKQAPAFLVEAQHPELKEAVLARLFRILHWDRPLLAIHEHFLQTELRDIFCEHEGTPLVLAPDLYFCLMKCIIHQQLHMKVAYKMTERFVKAFGQEIDGVWFSPRPEQIARLSYDELKMLQFSQKKAEYIIDISRLIVEGKLRLEEMQSLSDEEVAKQLLSIRGIGPWTVQNFLLFGLGRPNVFPKGDVGLQRAIERWFRLEHRPTVKEMDEFRQMWEPYASYATFYLWRSIE; this is encoded by the coding sequence ATGTGGCAACAACAAATCGAAGTGGAAGCTCCGTATGATTTTTCTCGTGTATTAGAGCGATTGGCGCAAGATCCGTTATCTGTAGTGGATGTCGAAAAACAGCAGCTAGTCGTGCCGCTTTATATAAACAATACTCCGGTTGCTGTTTTCGTGCGCAGTGTCGGGACGAAACAGGCGCCGGCTTTTCTTGTTGAGGCGCAGCATCCAGAATTAAAAGAAGCGGTATTGGCGCGCCTGTTTCGCATCTTGCACTGGGATCGGCCACTTTTAGCGATTCACGAACATTTTTTGCAAACGGAGTTGCGGGACATTTTTTGCGAACATGAAGGGACGCCGCTCGTTTTAGCACCGGATTTATACTTTTGTTTAATGAAATGCATTATTCACCAGCAGCTTCACATGAAAGTGGCATACAAAATGACCGAGCGGTTTGTGAAAGCGTTCGGGCAAGAAATCGATGGCGTATGGTTTTCTCCGCGCCCAGAACAAATTGCTCGCTTATCGTACGACGAACTGAAAATGTTGCAGTTTAGTCAAAAAAAGGCAGAATATATCATCGACATTTCGCGCCTTATTGTAGAAGGAAAGTTGCGTTTAGAAGAGATGCAGTCGCTTTCTGATGAAGAAGTGGCGAAACAGCTTCTTTCTATACGCGGCATCGGTCCGTGGACAGTGCAAAACTTTTTATTGTTTGGTTTAGGTCGTCCAAATGTGTTTCCGAAAGGAGATGTTGGCTTGCAGCGGGCGATTGAACGATGGTTTCGGCTCGAACATCGTCCGACGGTAAAAGAAATGGATGAATTTCGACAAATGTGGGAACCGTATGCAAGCTACGCAACATTTTATTTATGGCGAAGTATTGAATAG
- the rlmD gene encoding 23S rRNA (uracil(1939)-C(5))-methyltransferase RlmD, with the protein MLQQGQQFPLTIKRLGINGEGVGYFKKQVVFVPGALPGEEVVVEATHIYPKYAEAKIVRMRRPSPHRVKPRCPVYEQCGGCQLQHLDYQAQLEAKRDIVIQALERHCRLPLAAIDIRPTIGMDDPWHYRNKSQFQTGVKKGRVIAGLYSMNSHELIDIDRCFIQHDATNRVTTVVKTILQDLRIPIYHERKKTGVVRTIVARVGFYTGDVQLVIVTATKELPRQELFVAEVKRRLPEVKSIAQNINGQKTSLIFGEETIILAGEPYIQEVLGELSFELSARAFFQLNPIQTVKLYDEVKKAAALTGQERVVDAYCGVGTIGLWLVREAKEVRGMDTILEAIDDARQNAERHGFTNVTYAVGKAEVLLPKWVKEGWKPDVIVVDPPRTGCDNALLKTILQVKSKTVVYVSCNPSSLARDIDTLSKQYRVEYIQPFDLFPHTAHVESVAKLVRRG; encoded by the coding sequence ATGTTACAGCAAGGACAACAATTTCCACTAACAATTAAACGGCTCGGCATTAACGGGGAAGGAGTCGGCTATTTTAAAAAACAAGTGGTGTTCGTTCCAGGGGCGCTTCCGGGGGAAGAAGTCGTTGTCGAAGCGACTCACATTTACCCAAAATATGCGGAAGCGAAAATCGTCCGTATGCGTCGGCCGTCCCCACATCGCGTCAAGCCGCGCTGCCCTGTTTACGAACAGTGTGGAGGCTGCCAGCTTCAGCATCTCGATTATCAAGCTCAATTAGAAGCAAAGCGCGATATTGTCATTCAAGCGTTAGAGCGCCATTGCCGCTTGCCGCTTGCGGCGATCGACATTCGGCCGACGATTGGAATGGACGATCCGTGGCATTATCGCAACAAAAGCCAATTTCAAACAGGAGTGAAAAAAGGACGTGTCATCGCCGGACTTTACAGTATGAACTCCCATGAACTGATTGACATTGACCGTTGCTTTATCCAACATGATGCCACAAACCGCGTCACAACCGTCGTGAAAACGATTTTGCAAGATTTGCGCATCCCGATTTACCACGAGCGAAAGAAAACAGGCGTTGTACGAACAATTGTTGCCCGCGTTGGATTTTATACAGGCGATGTGCAACTTGTCATTGTGACGGCGACGAAAGAATTGCCGCGCCAAGAGCTGTTTGTAGCGGAAGTGAAACGTCGGTTGCCAGAGGTAAAATCCATCGCCCAAAACATTAACGGGCAAAAAACGTCGCTTATTTTTGGCGAAGAAACGATCATATTAGCAGGCGAACCGTACATTCAAGAAGTGCTTGGCGAGTTGTCATTTGAACTATCCGCCCGCGCCTTTTTCCAGCTCAATCCGATCCAGACGGTCAAACTGTACGATGAAGTGAAAAAAGCGGCAGCGCTTACCGGACAGGAGCGCGTCGTCGATGCGTATTGCGGCGTTGGAACGATCGGGCTTTGGCTTGTGCGCGAGGCGAAAGAAGTGCGCGGGATGGATACGATCCTTGAAGCGATTGATGATGCGCGCCAAAATGCTGAGCGTCACGGCTTCACAAACGTCACCTACGCGGTCGGAAAAGCGGAAGTGCTGTTGCCAAAATGGGTGAAAGAAGGCTGGAAACCGGATGTCATCGTCGTCGACCCACCGCGAACGGGTTGCGACAACGCCTTGTTAAAAACGATTTTACAAGTGAAATCAAAAACGGTCGTGTACGTTTCCTGTAACCCATCCAGTCTCGCCCGCGACATCGACACACTTTCGAAACAATACCGTGTCGAATACATTCAACCGTTTGACCTTTTCCCACATACCGCGCATGTCGAGAGTGTGGCGAAGTTGGTGAGGAGGGGGTAA
- a CDS encoding ComF family protein — protein MHKINPIRLIGIWKEGYALDYHSIASEFIGIDEWGHNRFQTTRSYLGELLYQFKYNQDREKLAEIMSLITQFISRWDAVKEVDVVLPVPPSNRNRTFQPVFELSKQIADYLRVPSYNDILEKTNTAQAKNLNKFDKSEISGSIVRKKRFLKLVNILVVDDLYSSGATLHETVRVLKTDENVKNVYVLTITKTRR, from the coding sequence TTGCACAAAATCAACCCTATTCGATTGATTGGTATTTGGAAAGAAGGATATGCCTTAGATTATCATTCAATTGCGAGCGAGTTCATCGGTATTGATGAATGGGGACACAATCGTTTTCAAACAACTAGAAGTTATTTAGGTGAGTTATTGTATCAATTTAAGTATAATCAAGATAGGGAGAAGTTAGCAGAAATAATGAGCCTGATCACACAATTTATTTCCCGTTGGGATGCCGTAAAGGAAGTAGATGTAGTCCTCCCTGTTCCTCCATCTAATCGTAACAGAACATTTCAACCTGTTTTTGAACTAAGTAAACAGATTGCAGACTATTTACGTGTACCTTCATATAATGACATATTAGAAAAAACAAATACTGCACAAGCAAAAAATCTAAATAAATTTGATAAATCAGAAATATCAGGTTCGATTGTGCGAAAAAAAAGATTTTTAAAATTGGTCAATATATTAGTTGTAGACGACTTATACTCAAGTGGGGCAACATTGCATGAAACTGTGAGAGTGTTAAAAACAGATGAGAATGTTAAAAATGTATACGTCCTTACAATAACAAAAACAAGAAGGTGA